The following nucleotide sequence is from Streptomyces pactum.
ACGCGGATCTCGTGGATGAGGTCGTCGATCTGCCCGTCGGTGGGCTTGACCACGACCTCCGGGTCCACCAGCCCGGTGGGACGGATGATCTGCTCCACGTAGCCGTCGGAGCGGGAGAGCTCGTACGGGCCCGGGGTGGCCGACAGGTACACCGTCTGCCCGATCCGCTCCAGGAACTCCTCCCACTTCAGCGGGCGGTTGTCGAGCGCGGACGGCAGCCGGAAGCCGTGCTCGATCAGGGTCCGCTTGCGGGAGGCGTCACCCTCGTACATCGCGCCGATCTGCGGCACGGTGACGTGCGACTCGTCGATGACCAGCAGGAAGTCGTCGGGGAAGTAGTCGAGCAGGGTGTGCGGCGGGGTACCGGGGTCCCGGCCGTCGATGTGCAGCGAGTAGTTCTCGATGCCGGAGCAGGTGCCGATCTGACGCATCATCTCGATGTCGTACGTGGTCCGCATCCGCAGCCGCTGGGCCTCCAGCAGCTTGCCCTGCTTCTCCATCCGGGCGAGGGTCTCCTCCAGCTCCCGCTCGATCCCCGAGATGGCGCGCTCCATGCGCTCCGGTCCGGCGACGTAGTGGCTGGCGGGGAAGACGTACAGCTCCCGGTCGTCGGAGATGACCTCGCCGGTGAGCGGGTGGAGGGTGGAGAGCGCCTCGATCTCGTCACCGAACATCTCGATGCGCACCGCGAGCTCCTCGTAGACCGGGAAGATCTCGATGGTGTCGCCCCGGACCCGGAAGGTGCCGCGGGTGAACGCCAGGTCGTTGCGCGTGTACTGGATGTCCACGAAGCGGCGGAGCAAGGTGTCGCGGTCGATCTCCTCGCCGACCTTGAGCGGCACCATCCGGTCCACGTACTCCTGGGGCGTGCCCAGGCCGTAGATGCAGGAGACGGAGGCCACCACGACCACGTCCCGCCGGGTGAGCAGCGAGTTGGTGGCGGAGTGCCGCAGCCGCTCGACCTCCTCGTTGATCGAGGAGTCCTTCTCGATGTACGTGTCCGACTGAGGGACGTACGCCTCGGGCTGGTAGTAGTCGTAGTACGAGACGAAGTACTCGACCGCGTTGTTCGGCAGCAGCTCGCGGAACTCGTTGGCGAGCTGGGCGGCGAGCGTCTTGTTGGGCGCCATGACGAGCGTCGGCCGCTGGAGCTTCTCGATCATCCACGCGGTGGTCGCGGATTTACCGGTACCGGTCGCCCCGAGCAGGACGACGTCCTTCTCGCCCCCGCGGATGCGCCGGTCCAGCTCCGCGATGGCCGCGGGCTGGTCGCCGCTGGGCTGGAAGGGGCTGACGACCTCGAAGGGCGCCACCTTGCGTTCGATCTGGGATACGGGCCGCATGCTCCCACCGTACGACCCACCACCGACAACGGCCCGGCCCCGGCCCGGCGGCCCGGTCGGCACCCGCTCGTCCGACACCTCGGCGCGTCGTCTCCCCGGGAGCACCACCGAGCAGGTTTGATCATGTAGATATACAAAGTGGCACAGATTCCTCCCATGCCGATCGGATACCAGCGGTCGGCGGACAAGGTCGGAGATGTGGTGAGCACGCCCGTCGGCGGACGGACCGCGGCGCGAGCCGGACCGGCATGAAGCGCCGGACCGCGCTCACCGCCCTTTTCGG
It contains:
- the uvrB gene encoding excinuclease ABC subunit UvrB; this translates as MRPVSQIERKVAPFEVVSPFQPSGDQPAAIAELDRRIRGGEKDVVLLGATGTGKSATTAWMIEKLQRPTLVMAPNKTLAAQLANEFRELLPNNAVEYFVSYYDYYQPEAYVPQSDTYIEKDSSINEEVERLRHSATNSLLTRRDVVVVASVSCIYGLGTPQEYVDRMVPLKVGEEIDRDTLLRRFVDIQYTRNDLAFTRGTFRVRGDTIEIFPVYEELAVRIEMFGDEIEALSTLHPLTGEVISDDRELYVFPASHYVAGPERMERAISGIERELEETLARMEKQGKLLEAQRLRMRTTYDIEMMRQIGTCSGIENYSLHIDGRDPGTPPHTLLDYFPDDFLLVIDESHVTVPQIGAMYEGDASRKRTLIEHGFRLPSALDNRPLKWEEFLERIGQTVYLSATPGPYELSRSDGYVEQIIRPTGLVDPEVVVKPTDGQIDDLIHEIRVRTEKDERVLVTTLTKKMAEDLTDYMLELGIQVRYLHSDVDTLRRVELLRELRAGEYDVLVGINLLREGLDLPEVSLVAILDADKEGFLRSGTSLIQTIGRAARNVSGQVHMYADKTTPAMEKAIDETNRRREKQIAYNKANGIDPQPLRKKIGDIVATIAREEIDTKELLGSGYRQAAQPGKGKGQAKAPVPALAAHRPGSGRNATVPTDRPAAELAELIEEMTDRMRAAAAELQFEVAARLRDEVGELKKELRQMREAGLA